One Flavobacterium sp. 90 DNA segment encodes these proteins:
- the msrA gene encoding peptide-methionine (S)-S-oxide reductase MsrA: MKNLQVATFGGGCFWCIEAVIQRLKGVESLKSGFSGGFIKNPPYREVCTGRTGHAEVIEITFNPDIISYHDLIFIFMTSHDPTTLNRQGADVGTQYRSIVLYHDAEQKAIAEKVLDEVKPFYEDPIVTELTAFEVFYNAEEDHQNYYNNNQEARYCQIVIDPKVQKLKKMYADKLID; this comes from the coding sequence ATGAAAAACTTACAAGTCGCCACTTTTGGTGGTGGTTGTTTTTGGTGTATTGAAGCTGTAATTCAGCGTTTAAAAGGTGTAGAATCTTTAAAATCAGGTTTTTCGGGTGGTTTTATTAAAAACCCTCCTTATCGTGAAGTTTGTACAGGCAGAACTGGTCATGCAGAAGTCATAGAAATAACTTTTAATCCTGACATAATTTCATATCATGATTTGATTTTTATATTCATGACAAGTCATGATCCAACAACCTTAAATCGTCAGGGAGCAGATGTTGGAACACAGTATCGCTCGATTGTTTTATATCACGACGCAGAACAAAAAGCTATTGCTGAAAAAGTTCTGGATGAAGTTAAACCATTTTATGAAGATCCAATTGTTACTGAATTAACCGCTTTTGAAGTGTTTTATAATGCCGAAGAAGATCATCAAAATTATTACAACAACAATCAGGAAGCACGTTATTGCCAGATTGTAATTGATCCAAAAGTACAGAAATTAAAAAAAATGTACGCAGACAAATTAATTGATTAA
- a CDS encoding aminotransferase class V-fold PLP-dependent enzyme encodes MNSKNNTITLETYFQDFRQHIVGIGQEFDSPYGRKKIVYTDWTASGRLYRPIEEKLLNEFGPFVANTHTETTVSGTAMTKAYHHARNIIKRHTNANNDDVLINDGTGMTGVINKFQRILGLKIPENLKDSTIVPAEKRPIVFISHMEHHSNQTSWLETIADVEIIPSCEKGLFCLDTLALLLEKYADRTIKIASITSCSNVTGLKTPFHEAAKLMHQHNGVCFVDFACSGPYVEIDMHPADPEAYLDAIFFSPHKFLGGPGTSGVLIFNKKLYNNMIPDCPGGGTVSWTNPWGEHKYIDNIEDREDGGTPGFLQVIKTALAIELKEEMGIENILQREHEIVDFVFNELDSVENIKILAGQHKNRLGVISFFIEDLHFNLGVKLLNDKFGIQTRGGCSCAGTYGHFLLHVDQETSNKLVNEITIGDLIKKPGWIRMSIHPTTTDKEIAYVCESIKDLAKNHKSWALDYSYNKNTNEFIHKNANSFEDELVAGWFKS; translated from the coding sequence ATGAATAGCAAAAATAATACCATCACTCTTGAGACTTATTTTCAGGATTTTAGACAGCATATTGTTGGGATTGGACAAGAATTTGACTCTCCATATGGCAGAAAAAAAATTGTTTACACAGACTGGACTGCCAGCGGACGCTTATATAGACCTATTGAAGAGAAACTTTTGAATGAATTTGGACCTTTTGTTGCCAATACTCACACAGAAACAACTGTGTCAGGTACTGCCATGACAAAAGCGTATCATCACGCAAGAAACATCATAAAACGTCATACTAATGCCAATAATGATGATGTTTTGATTAATGATGGAACTGGTATGACCGGCGTTATCAATAAATTTCAACGTATCTTAGGTTTAAAAATTCCCGAAAATTTAAAGGATTCCACTATAGTTCCTGCTGAGAAACGACCTATTGTTTTTATTTCGCATATGGAGCACCATTCGAATCAAACTTCATGGTTAGAAACTATTGCCGATGTTGAAATTATACCTTCTTGTGAAAAAGGACTTTTCTGCTTAGATACTTTAGCTTTATTGCTAGAAAAGTATGCTGACAGAACAATAAAAATTGCTTCTATAACTTCATGTTCAAATGTTACGGGTTTGAAAACTCCGTTTCATGAAGCTGCTAAATTAATGCACCAACATAATGGCGTTTGCTTTGTAGATTTCGCTTGTTCAGGTCCTTATGTAGAAATCGACATGCATCCTGCTGATCCTGAAGCTTATTTGGATGCTATTTTCTTTTCTCCACATAAATTTTTAGGAGGACCCGGAACTTCAGGAGTTTTGATTTTTAATAAAAAACTATACAATAATATGATTCCTGATTGTCCTGGTGGAGGAACAGTAAGCTGGACAAATCCTTGGGGCGAACATAAATATATCGATAATATCGAGGATCGCGAAGATGGCGGAACTCCTGGTTTCTTGCAGGTTATTAAAACTGCTTTGGCAATTGAGCTTAAAGAAGAAATGGGAATCGAGAACATTCTACAACGCGAACATGAGATTGTTGATTTTGTTTTTAATGAATTAGATTCTGTTGAGAATATTAAAATTTTGGCTGGTCAACATAAAAATCGTTTAGGTGTAATTTCTTTTTTCATTGAAGATCTTCACTTTAATTTAGGTGTAAAATTACTGAATGATAAGTTCGGGATTCAAACCAGAGGAGGATGCAGTTGTGCCGGAACATACGGACACTTTTTGCTGCATGTAGATCAGGAAACTTCGAATAAATTGGTTAATGAGATTACGATTGGTGATTTAATCAAAAAACCGGGATGGATTAGAATGTCTATTCACCCAACAACTACTGATAAAGAAATCGCTTATGTTTGCGAAAGCATCAAAGATTTAGCTAAAAACCATAAATCATGGGCTTTAGACTATTCTTATAATAAAAATACAAACGAGTTTATTCATAAAAATGCTAATTCGTTTGAAGATGAATTGGTTGCTGGTTGGTTTAAGTCGTAG
- a CDS encoding helix-turn-helix domain-containing protein, with product MIIFKDFESFNEYVGLKKPIDNDIDIGYYDSINMRSQSEPVQADFYRIGIKINYIDKSLLVPKPITAIFFSSPDMVNGWNVEPNYTGMYVQLSKKIIEENRFLFKTYLDYGQHEALYLTESEVQEISTLFGLMHKYYKSEKQNFKVLLSYTNVLISVIEDFYNRQFSTNPKEYNRIVTDFQQSLNDYYNQPAKQLPNVQYFADELGLTPNYLGDIIKHFTNKSALENIHEFVIKKAKDLLEKDNSMNNAQVAYELGFEYPNYFSKFFKKQVNLTPKEYREQIKNTNL from the coding sequence ATGATAATTTTCAAAGATTTTGAGTCGTTTAACGAATATGTTGGATTAAAAAAACCAATCGATAATGATATCGATATTGGATATTATGATTCTATAAATATGCGATCTCAATCTGAACCAGTACAGGCAGATTTCTATCGTATTGGCATAAAAATTAATTATATAGATAAATCTTTATTGGTACCCAAACCAATAACGGCTATTTTCTTTAGCAGCCCTGATATGGTGAATGGCTGGAATGTAGAACCGAATTATACCGGAATGTATGTACAACTGTCTAAAAAGATAATTGAAGAAAACCGATTTTTATTCAAAACTTATCTTGATTACGGACAGCACGAAGCCTTATATTTAACAGAAAGTGAAGTTCAGGAAATAAGCACTCTTTTTGGTTTGATGCATAAATATTATAAAAGTGAAAAACAAAATTTCAAGGTTTTACTTTCTTATACTAACGTACTGATTTCTGTAATTGAAGATTTTTATAACAGGCAATTTTCTACAAACCCAAAAGAATACAATCGCATTGTAACTGATTTTCAGCAAAGTTTAAACGATTATTACAATCAACCTGCAAAACAACTTCCTAACGTTCAATATTTTGCTGATGAATTGGGCTTAACACCAAATTACCTGGGAGATATTATTAAACACTTCACAAATAAATCAGCTCTTGAGAATATTCATGAATTTGTAATAAAAAAAGCAAAAGACTTATTAGAAAAAGATAATTCGATGAATAATGCCCAAGTTGCTTATGAATTAGGCTTTGAGTATCCCAATTATTTTTCTAAGTTTTTCAAGAAGCAAGTTAATTTAACTCCCAAAGAATATCGGGAACAAATAAAAAATACCAATCTTTAA
- a CDS encoding NAD(P)H-dependent oxidoreductase has protein sequence MEKQKRVLLINTHLTYPNWTEGKLNNTFIEVAKHFFETKNYEVLETKVEKGYNADEEVEKHLSADIIILQTPVNWFGAPWIYKKYTDEVFNSGLHSQKFLSGDGRTRDDLTKQYGSGGNLHGKKFMICATWNAPEEAFGNPTQQLMQGKTTSDLFLNISSSYRFCGFDISQDYNCFDIFKGGTIENDLENYPKHLAKVFNL, from the coding sequence ATGGAAAAACAAAAGAGAGTACTATTAATCAATACGCATCTAACTTACCCAAATTGGACAGAAGGCAAATTAAACAACACTTTTATAGAAGTTGCGAAACATTTTTTTGAAACCAAAAATTATGAAGTTCTTGAGACAAAAGTTGAAAAAGGATACAATGCCGATGAAGAAGTTGAAAAACATTTAAGCGCAGATATTATAATTCTACAAACTCCCGTGAATTGGTTTGGCGCGCCATGGATTTATAAAAAATATACGGACGAAGTTTTTAACAGTGGATTGCACAGTCAAAAATTCCTTTCGGGAGATGGAAGAACGCGTGACGATTTGACAAAACAATATGGAAGCGGCGGAAATTTACACGGAAAGAAATTTATGATTTGCGCAACCTGGAACGCTCCTGAAGAAGCTTTTGGAAATCCAACTCAACAATTAATGCAAGGAAAAACGACATCGGATTTATTTTTGAATATTTCGAGTAGTTATCGTTTTTGTGGTTTTGATATTTCTCAGGATTATAATTGTTTTGATATTTTTAAAGGCGGAACTATAGAAAATGATCTTGAAAATTACCCTAAGCATTTGGCTAAGGTTTTTAATTTATAA